In Vigna unguiculata cultivar IT97K-499-35 chromosome 3, ASM411807v1, whole genome shotgun sequence, a single genomic region encodes these proteins:
- the LOC114176578 gene encoding uncharacterized protein LOC114176578 — translation MECNCRKWSITGIPCCHSLTAMNFLNLNAKQYIAHWFTKSSYEEIYNSIIYPVNGQNVWEITPFPDVLPLVKRSLPGRPKKKRRLLTSKLNKDETQVRRGGERKKCVICKQVGHNRSTCPHAPPSLEPSPNTTQPSSSNVGDNLPPSINLTQASTSNQPIPALATTIAAPATAIPPLPTHPTATTNAPQRPPSRGIPNIRQKLPHRRGQVWKP, via the coding sequence ATGGAATGCAATTGCAGAAAATGGAGTATTACTGGCATTCCGTGTTGCCACTCGCTAACTGCAATGAACTTCTTGAATCTGAATGCAAAACAATATATAGCACACTGGTTTACCAAGTCATCATATGAAGAAATTTATAACTCAATAATATATCCTGTGAACGGCCAAAATGTTTGGGAGATTACTCCATTCCCTGATGTCTTACCTCTTGTAAAGCGTAGCTTACCTGGAAgaccaaaaaagaaaaggagactTCTAACTTCTAAGCTGAATAAAGATGAAACCCAGGTTAGAAGAGGAGGGGAAAGGAAGAAATGTGTCATCTGTAAACAAGTAGGACACAATAGAAGCACATGCCCACATGCTCCACCATCTCTAGAACCATCACCTAATACAACCCAACCGTCAAGTTCTAATGTAGGTGATAATCTGCCACCAAGCATCAATTTGACTCAAGCTTCAACTTCAAATCAACCAATTCCAGCACTTGCAACAACCATTGCAGCACCTGCAACAGCCATTCCACCACTTCCAACACATCCCACTGCAACAACAAATGCACCACAACGTCCCCCATCACGTGGCATACCCAACATCAGGCAGAAACTTCCACATAGGAGGGGGCAAGTTTGGAAACCGTGA
- the LOC114176580 gene encoding uncharacterized protein LOC114176580 — protein MLGARGKCVWIAYCAYVPILKTWQLRKIVDKHTCCKEFNNRLINAKWLSGRIEKIIRENPTVKAMHIREKELRKWNVSISCAMSFRARSMAANKIDGSFIEQYKRIYDYAHELRRSNPGSIIKIKVEDHDGSKIFQRLYVCLKACKDNFVSCRSTIGLDGCCASCTFVSDQQKVCCQL, from the exons ATGTTGGGTGCAAGAGGAAAGTGTGTATGGATTGCTTATTGTGCTTATGTACCAATACTTAAAACCTGGCAGTTGAGAAAAATTGTTGACAAACATACTTGTTGTAAGGAGTTTAACAATCGTCTAATCAATGCAAAGTGGTTAAGTGGGAGAATAGAAAAGATAATTAGAGAGAATCCTACTGTGAAGGCCATGCATATTCGAGAAAAGGAGTTAAGGAAGTGGAACGTGTCTATATCTTGTGCTATGTCTTTTCGAGCAAGATCAATGGCTGCAAACAAGATTGATGGTTCCTTTATAGAGCAATACAAACGTATATATGATTATGCTCATGAGTTGCGTAGATCAAATCCTggttcaataattaaaataaaggttgAAGATCATGATGGTTCAAAAATATTTCAGAGATTATACGTTTGTTTAAAAGCATGCAAGGACAACTTTGTATCATGTAGGTCTACAATAGGATTGGATGGATGTTGTGCCTCATGCACCTTTGTATCAGACCAGCAAAag GTCTGCTGCCAGCTTTAA
- the LOC114176579 gene encoding uncharacterized protein LOC114176579, with the protein MGYINVKDLCYSIGGCAVLEERLQHFIDDVGALHMVSIAKRHGSVHMFVIHSICEAKVVHMLEYFPVGENATVPEIVADQVEAEFGEVEVEVQCDGAEQVQPESGEVEGEVHVRGEAEVHVQNESHEVDNEVQNETHNEGVQEQNVEEVEVEDGCSRDNIDEDSDGLIHVDIDCDPNVGGSYWTSTM; encoded by the coding sequence ATGGGTTATATTAATGTCAAAGATTTGTGCTATTCTATTGGAGGTTGTGCAGTGTTAGAGGAAAGGTTACAACATTTCATTGATGACGTTGGTGCACTCCATATGGTCAGCATCGCAAAGCGACATGGTTCAGTTCATATGTTTGTAATTCATTCAATTTGTGAAGCAAAGGTAGTACATATGCTAGAATATTTTCCAGTTGGGGAGAATGCCACTGTGCCTGAAATTGTAGCAGACCAAGTTGAAGCTGAATTTGGTGAGGTTGAGGTTGAGGTGCAGTGTGATGGTGCAGAACAAGTCCAGCCTGAAAGTGGTGAGGTTGAGGGAGAGGTCCATGTTCGGGGTGAGGCTGAAGTACATGTCCAAAATGAGAGTCATGAGGTTGATAATGAGGTCCAAAATGAGACACATAATGAGGGGGTGCAAGAGCAAAATGTAGAAGAAGTTGAGGTAGAGGATGGTTGCTCTAGAGATAACATAGATGAAGATAGTGATGGTTTAATTCATGTGGATATAGATTGTGACCCAAATGTTGGTGGATCATATTGGACTTCCACTATGTAA
- the LOC114175981 gene encoding probable sphingolipid transporter spinster homolog 2 has product MGPQPEHEGKPASSSSSQPQPSLEPAVDANSTSTSWFTPKRLLAIFCVINLLNYLDRGAIASNGVNGSQGTCKDGICKAGTGIQGDFKLNNFEDGVLSSAFMVGLLVASPIFASLAKSVNPFRLIGVGLSVWTLATFCCGFSFNFWSISVSRMLVGVGEASFISLAAPFIDDNAPVSQKTVWLGTFYMCIPAGYAVGYIYGGLVGSHFSWRWAFWVEAVLMFPFAIFGFFMKPLQLKGFAPADSEKKLKLETAVSETQDVNASNGKDETLSLKAEFGDKSAHEPSRSKYETTILCQFSRFLQDMKELLLDKVFVVNVLGYIVYNFVIGAYSYWGPKAGYSIYNMANADMMFGGITVVCGILGSLGGGFLLDFVNSTISNAFKLLSLATLAGGACCFGAFLLRSEYGFLALFAVGELLVFATQAPVNYVCLHCVKPSLRPLSMAMSTVAIHIFGDVPSSPLVGVVQDKINNWRTTALILTSIFFPAAAIWFIGIFLHSVDRYNEDSEHEGSSVERTNTAPLVEENTAKTPISGQTQEC; this is encoded by the exons ATGGGACCCCAACCTGAACATGAAGGAAAGCCTGCGTCATCGTCTTCTTCTCAGCCTCAACCTTCTTTGGAGCCAGCGGTGGACGCCAACTCCACCTCAACTTCATGGTTTACGCCAAAGAG GTTGTTGGCTATATTTTGTGTGATTAACTTGTTAAACTATTTGGATCGAGGAGCAATAGCAAGCAATGGTGTTAATGGAAGTCAAGGAACTTGTAAAGATGGGATCTGCAAAGCTGGAACCGGAATACA GGGGGACtttaaattgaacaattttgaGGATGGAGTTCTATCCTCCGCTTTTATGGTTGGACTTCTTGTTGCTTCTCCAATATTTGCTTCTCTAGCAAAGAG TGTAAACCCATTTAGACTTATTGGAGTTGGATTATCTGTTTGGACTCTTGCAACCTTCTGTTGTGGTTTCTCTTTCAATTTCTGGTCCATTTCAGTAAGCCGCAT GTTAGTTGGTGTTGGTGAGGCTTCATTTATAAGTCTTGCAGCACCTTTCATTGATGACAATGCCCCAGTTTCACAG AAAACAGTGTGGCTCGGTACATTTTACATGTGTATACCAGCAGGATATGCAGTTGGCTATATCTATGGTGGTTTG GTTGGAAGTCATTTTAGTTGGCGATGGGCATTTTGGGTGGAAGCTGTATTAATGTTTCCGTTTgctatttttggattttttatgAAGCCTTTGCAGTTGAAAG GTTTTGCCCCTGCGGATTCAGAAAAGAAACTGAAACTTGAGACAGCTGTGTCAGAAACTCAAG ATGTGAATGCTTCAAATGGAAAAGATGAAACGTTGTCCTTGAAGGCAGAGTTCGGAGACAAAAGCGCACATGAACCTTCCAG GTCAAAATATGAAACCACAATATTGTGTCAGTTCTCAAGATTTCTGCAAGACATGAAAGAACTGCTTCTTGACAAGGTTTTTGTCGTCAATGTTCTAG GGTACATAGTATACAACTTTGTAATAGGTGCTTACTCGTATTGGGGCCCCAAAGCTGGTTATAGTATATATAACATG GCTAATGCAGATATGATGTTTGGAGGAATTACAGTTGTATGTGGAATATTGGGCAGCTTAGGAGGAGGCTTTCTTCTTGATTTCGTGAATAGCACAATATCAAACGCATTTAAG CTTCTATCATTAGCAACTCTTGCTGGTGGAGCATGTTGTTTTGGAGCCTTCTTACTTAGAAGCGAGTATGGCTTCCTGGCTCTTTTTGCTGTTGGTGAACTACTTGTTTTTGCCACTCAG gcGCCTGTGAATTATGTGTGTCTCCATTGTGTTAAACCAAGTTTGAGGCCACTGTCTATGGCTATGTCTACCGTTGCTATTCATATCTTTGGAGATGTACCTTCCTCACCTCTTGTTGGAGTTGTCCAG GACAAAATTAATAACTGGAGGACGACTGCGTTGATTCTTACAAGTATATTTTTTCCAGCAGCTGCAATATGGTTTATAG GAATATTTTTGCACAGTGTAGATAGATATAATGAAGATAGTGAGCATGAAGGATCAAGCGTGGAAAGGACTAACACAGCACCATTGGTCGAAGAGAACACTGCTAAAACACCAATATCTGGTCAAACCCAAGAATGctga